tatttttgttgttttccttattgttttcattaaatgatACAGATTGTTTGGTCCCAGTGGTCACGGTTCAACTTGGTGATCCTGTGACTTTGTCTTGTGCTTTATTGGAGAAATTTCAAAGCACCTCATGGCTTCACTGGTACAAACAGAGTGCAGGAGATACTCTGAAATTCATTGTGTTGCAGCAGAAAAGCATAAAGCCTAATTATCAACAAAATGCGTCTACCTCAAGAATAGCGGCAACAAACGATGATAAATTCAGCAATCTAACGATTATGAAGACAGTTCTACAAGATGAAGGAATGTATCACTGTGCTCACATGGACTGGACTGCATCTACTTGGACTGGGACTTATTTATCAGTAAAAGGTAAAgaactgatttaatattttctccGTCTGAATGTGTCTCTTTCTCTCCAAAAAACACGGCTCCACTTGGACTGGAGAATTAAGTTAAACTAGAAAGAAATACATTAGACATTGATCTACGTCTCTGATCAATACAATTTGTGAACTTTAGTCATAAATGATTGACTATGTTTAATATGCAATGAGATTGATTGCTCATGGGAAACTtagtttttagattaatctcttTTTTGGCATCTCTGCTCTCAAAATAAGTACTCTTGATACTTTGGGTGTTAATGgatttattctttttctatATTCCACTGATGTCTCTTACCATTGGCTGAGGCATCAACCAATACAATACACCCATaaataatattatatttattgtttaaatgtttaaacaccAAATCTAGCACggacaaatattttctttacagtaaaGATTATTGCTTTTCAAAATGAACAGACATGCATAATAACATTAGGAGTTTGTTGAAAaactctattttatttttccaattatAAGGAATTTATGTTGAATAAGATGGAAAACAGCATCTCTGACCAGATTAATTGATGAAGAAAATTTGTGGTCAAGTGAACTagcaagattaaaaaatgttaaaccaATTGGCCTTTTGTCACTAAAATCCACAtccaaacacaagaaaatgcaGACAAATATAACTGATAAACTACATGAGCCTCAGTAAAAGTGACcagaatttgatttgttttaaattatttgtgagacattttaaaaatataacaaaaaggcaaatggtattttcttctttatttcttgctttttgttctacaaaaaagatgacattacatttatttagattagCAAAATTGACATAACTATCAATAAAAAAGcctgaaaatatgtaaataaacatcaataaaacatttttcaggttAAACTGAGATAGATGACTTCCTATTTTTGACATCaagaatcaaattatttttatcctaaataaaaatagtacaaCTCTTGTTTACagtttaatatacattttaatttcttcataGCAAACTCCAGGACATCGAGCTACACTGTTCTTCAGAACCCAGGTTCTGATCCTGCCCGTCCAACAGACTCAGAGACTCTTCAGTGTTCAGTTGTCTCTCAGTCTGAGGACAAAGCCTGTTCAGGAGAACTCAGTGTGTTCTGGttcagaaccggatcagaacagTCCTATCCAGAAATCATCCATTCTACTGACAAAGGACTTCGTGACTGTGAGAACACAGCGACATCGAACGCTCAAAAGAAATGTAGTTACAGCTTTTCTAAGAACTTCAGCTCTTCTCACAAGGGAACATTTTACTGCGCTGTGGCAACATGTGGAGAGATATTATTTGGAAATGGAATTAAAACAACAGGTAAGAGTTTTTGTACTTCAAATACTTACTTATGCAAATATTATTACTTCTTTGAAGACAAtgatatatttctttttcaccTTGTTTTGCAGATCAGTCAGCAATTCCTAAAGTTAATGTGTTGATGATCATAATAATTTGCTTGGTCATCTCTGTGACTGTAAATATTGGTTTTATCTGCCACCACACTCGAAGATCATGGTGTGGAAACGTTAAATGTAAGTTGTATCTTTTGTCTTGCtgtatttgaaacaaataaaaacctaaataatCTACTATGAAGTAAAACTGAACTTTCGAGCAAACCATTGAGAACTGTTTTTCAACAGCAAAACGGAATGAGAGTCAACTGGATAATATTGTAAGTGACCTAtataaaattgtgtttaaaagtcttaaaaaatataCCTGAATGTCACATGGAACAAAAATTTAACgcaatattttctttctgctcagaCGGTAAATGGACAGGACCTGAACTACGCTGCcttacattttgatgaaagGAAAACACCAAGAGGAAACATAAAACGGCATCTGAAAACTGAAGACAGTGTGTATTCAGGGgttaaatgtgatttaattaTTAAGTAACACAGTGTTTATATGAACAAATGTAGATTCAAATTAAGCCAATGTTAGTAATTAAGACCATTATAATTGTGGTCCTGTATTATCTTAATATTTGAAACAAGCTCAAACTGCCCTGATGTGGAATAAAGTTTCTCATaacttttttatgtaaatatatctATTTCTGCTCTAATTAcaatttttcaaaagaatatacaaaatttaaaacattattattgaaATGTAATTGGAACTTGTCAATAAACTACCTTTTTTGAACGTATTTTAAATTCCACTTGTCAGTCTACTCAAATATAAAGTTATTGCTCTTTtgacttttcacattttttttatacctcTTTAAGCACAGTTAAAACCTCAATGACAACCAGCGTTTATTTGTATATAGCACATCACAGCAACAATGCTGCTCAAAGTGCCTCACAccataaaaaacatgaagaaatcagaaataaggcagaaaaacagacaattttgtaataaaaaaacaaagagttcTCATGGTGAAACTGTCAAGATGTGATCACTGTGTAAAAATATTCTTGTGTGCACAGTGTGGATGAAGTCAACATTAGCATACACCAGGGGTGCTTAAGGTCAGTCCTTGGGAGCTACCTGTACTGCAACAGACCAGAATGAAATAGTTGAATTCCCTCACCAGATGCATTGAACAGGCCTGGTAACGAGCCATTCATTGGATACAGGTGTGCTGGAGCAGGGACACATCTGAAAGGACGACAGCAATCAAGGTCTGGACTTGAGAGCACCTGTTGTACACACTCTGAGAAGGATCCTAAACAAAACCAGACTgcgcagaagaaaaaaatcagtccTATCCTCTAGatcagggatgtcaaactccagtcctcaaggcctgctgtcctgcaacgtttagatgtgcctctgctgcaccacacctgaatagaataattaggtcattagcaaggctctggagaactgatctacacaaggaggaggtaattaagccatttcattccagtgttttgtacctgtggcacatctataATCTGCAGGACATCGGCCCTTGAGGGCTGGAGTTTGACGCCTGTCCTAGATGTTGCATCCTTCCTCATTGACCAAGTGGAACATTATGAGAGGCTATGTGGATATGAGTTTCACCACCTTTAAGCTGTTTAACAGTGAGAGGTATTGATTCGGATTTCTGAACTCTGCTCGATTCAGAAGAGTCCAATTCAATTCGATTGATATTCGATTCAGTTAAGGATATTACGCAGTCACAATTTTATTTGGATATGGGTGACATTCTCTTAAGAACTAATGCTGCAAATAATAGACACTAACTGTAAATTGGTgcatgagtaaaaatatgtatatttacatttaaaattttatccaACGCAATTACAGTAACAAGTAGTTTCTATTTAAcctatccaaaataaaaatgcaataatttagATAAATTCAAACCACCAACACTTCACCTACACTACCATTTAAAACTCATTACGTGTCTCCTCGTTTGTAAAATGTATGGACAAACAAAAATGGTTTTCCAGTGAGGTTGGGCAATGTGCAACATTTTCCCTGCTGATAGTCATCAGTTCAACAAAAGATGATGGGTGAAATATTTGCACAGCAGATGTTTGGAATTTTTTTGTAGACAGAACAATGTAAACATGAATGTAATGACATGCCAATTTAGAAAACTAAAGTCCAAATATGGAGGAATTAGTTGCCAAAAAAATACCAAGTCACCTATTTGGGATTACTTTGGCTTTAAATGGGATAAAATAATAGACtagacaaaatcatcaggaaagctggctctgtactgggactaaggctggagttatattaaatattattttactgctCTTGTGTTTAATATTGTTTAAGAGTATGCAACTGACTGAttcataattaaatgttaaaacaactaaatgtttCAATTAAGGTCAAAATACAAAGACTTTATTTTGGATTTAGTGTATCCAATTCCAGagaagtcagtgcctcaccagttATGAACCTCACTGTACGTCACttagaaacacaaaacacaagaaatagCTTAACACAAAGGAATAAACTAAATCAGAAAGACAATGATGACAATAATGAACAACAGGGAATTAACTGAGTATGACAATTAATcacaaacataaagaaaaatcatcaaaacaccaacacaaactaAAAGCAGAGACACAGGACTGAAGAAATAGGATCCATGCACGACTGAACCTATAGACATTTAATGacattgtataaaaaggcaCAAGCACCCGGCACACTTCAAGGATAAGCAgataatggatgaatggatagacATCAGGGCATAGAGTCGGCCATTTCAAAGAACTGACTTTGAAGTTCTTAAATTGCATCTTTCACTTTAAGCAGATGTTGAAGACTTTGTATTGTAACAGCtctaaaattcacatttttgctgcaaaaatggcccatattttaaaataaaaggtaGTAGTACTGCCTCTATCAAGCCCATACCCGTcaagtttgctgttttttccgGGAAACTACCGTATTTTACCTCCCTCTCCCGCCGTGCTTCTATATTAGTATTTTCCTGTAAATATCCCGTATTGTGCCCCCACTCCCACACGTTACTTGAGTCACCTCTGCTCTCACGTTAGCTTCTCTCCCTCCCTGTGTTGACGATAGTCTAATACCCTCTTCTACGTTACTCGTCCTCACCCCCTTTTATGTTAGTATCTTATGTTAGTATTGGTAGCACACCATGTGCACAGGTTGTAGTCCTCAATGCAGACGTCCTGGGTTCAGTTCCTGGTCTCGGCTCTCTAATGGAGGAGTGGTTCAAGCTACGAATATTTCAGAAGAGGCCTCCTACTCTGATGAAGAGACGAGTCTGTGATCAAAATCCCTCTGCACCAAGAGAGCCAGGAACAAACAACAATTCTCCAAACAGTCGCTCAAATTTTTCTAATAATGTACAAAACGCGAACATTCAGGTACTGGATACCACCTTGGATTTTCTGACTTCTCCACAGACACACACTACCACATCTGTCTATCTACGTAAATGTTATGCATatgtgtatgtatttttttcccgtTTGGTGCTTGAATCATACtatcattgttttgtttgttttcacataatCAGACAGATGATAAATCTCAGATTAGAGAGCTTGAGGATCATATTAGAGAGTTGGAAGAAACAATTGTAAAGAAGGACAAAGACATCAAGAAACTGCGAAGGGCGAACTTTCTACTACAAGACAATACCTTCTTATGTCTGACATACTTCTTATATTGTGATTCTGGATTATCTGATGCTGTATATAAAGGTGTGAAATCCAGTAATCCAGGCTGTGC
This is a stretch of genomic DNA from Xiphophorus hellerii strain 12219 unplaced genomic scaffold, Xiphophorus_hellerii-4.1 PGA_scaffold_81__1_contigs__length_211163, whole genome shotgun sequence. It encodes these proteins:
- the LOC116716713 gene encoding uncharacterized protein LOC116716713 encodes the protein MKTVLQDEGMYHCAHMDWTASTWTGTYLSVKANSRTSSYTVLQNPGSDPARPTDSETLQCSVVSQSEDKACSGELSVFWFRTGSEQSYPEIIHSTDKGLRDCENTATSNAQKKCSYSFSKNFSSSHKGTFYCAVATCGEILFGNGIKTTDQSAIPKVNVLMIIIICLVISVTVNIGFICHHTRRSWCGNVKSKRNESQLDNITVNGQDLNYAALHFDERKTPRGNIKRHLKTEDSVYSGVKCDLIIK